In Bos javanicus breed banteng chromosome 2, ARS-OSU_banteng_1.0, whole genome shotgun sequence, the following proteins share a genomic window:
- the LGSN gene encoding lengsin produces the protein MAPGSPESHLTPDDKDSKDQTVAIKPLSLPTLINDPGDEFHPNSSDTDNTRDNTQVPTAPQLSSRMKHIKQEMAKNHLQFVRFEATDLHGVSRSKSIPAQFFQEKVIHGVYMPRGYLELIPNPKDNEVDHIRATCFNSDIVLMPELSTFRVLPWAKRTARVICDTFTVTGEPLLTSPRHIAKRQLSQLQDAGFSLLSAFIYDFCIFGVPEIINSKTISLPASALLNNHDQLFIQELVDGLYHTGANVESFSSSTRPGQMEICFLPEFGISSADNAFTLRMAVKEVARKYNYITSFFIETGFCNSGILSHSLWDVDEKKNMFCSNSGIEQLTIPGKKWLAGLLKHSAALSCLMAPAVSCRKRYSKESKDLKESVPTTWGYNDNSCAFNIKCHGEKGTRIENKLGSATANPYLVLAATVAAGLDGLYSDDGVLSGPENSTDLHQSKPSEIPLKLEHALMALEEDQCLRQALGETFIRYFVAMKKYELENEETDAERNKFLEYFI, from the exons ataacacCAGGGACAACACCCAAGTTCCTACTGCACCTCAACTCTCCTCTAGAATGAAGCACATTAAACAAGAGATGGCCAAAAATCACCTTCAATTTGTGCGATTTGAAGCAACAGACCTCCATGGTGTGTCCAGGTCTAAGAGTATCCCTGCACAATTTTTCCAA GAAAAAGTGATTCATGGTGTTTACATGCCCCGAGGTTATCTTGAATTGATACCAAATCCTAAGGACAATGAAGTGGATCACATTAGAGCAACGTGTTTTAATAGTGACATAGTCCTGATGCCAGAGCTATCAACCTTCAGAGTTCTGCCGTGGGCCAAGAGAACAGCCAGGGTGATCTGTGACACATTCACCGTGACCGGGGAGCCTCTTCTGACCTCCCCAAGGCACATCGCCAAAAGGCAGCTGAGCCAGCTGCAGGATGCTGGCTTCTCCCTGCTCTCTGCTTTCATCtatgatttttgcatttttggtGTACCTGAAATTATCAATTCAAAAACCATATCTCTTCCTGCTTCAGCACTGCTAAATAATCATGACCAGCTGTTCATCCAGGAACTCGTGGATGGTTTGTATCACACTGGGGCCAATGTTGAGAGCTTTTCCTCCTCTACCAGGCCTGGCCAGATGGAAATCTGTTTTCTGCCTGAATTTGGCATCAGTTCAGCTGATAACGCATTTACCCTCAGAATGGCTGTCAAAGAAGTGGCAAGGAAGTATAATTATATCACCAGCTTTTTCATCGAGACTGGATTCTGTAACTCAGGAATTTTGTCTCATAGTCTCTGGGATGTCGATGAGAAGAAAAACATGTTCTGTAGCAATTCTGGAATTGAGCAGCTCACGATTCCTGGGAAAAAATGGTTGGCAGGCCTCTTGAAGCACTCTGCTgccctcagctgcttgatggCCCCTGCTGTTAGCTGCAGGAAGCGCTACTCTAAGGAGAGTAAAGACCTGAAAGAGAGTGTGCCAACAACGTGGGGGTACAATGATAACAGCTGTGCTTTTAACATTAAGTGTCACGGTGAGAAAGGCACtagaatagaaaataaactgGGCTCAGCCACAGCAAATCCTTACCTGGTGTTGGCCGCCACTGTTGCTGCAGGCTTGGATGGACTTTACAGCGATGATGGTGTTTTGTCTGGTCCAGAGAACAGCACAGACCTTCATCAGTCCAAACCTTCTGAGATCCCTTTGAAACTGGAACATGCCCTCATGGCACTAGAGGAAGATCAATGTCTGAGACAGGCTCTAGGAGAAACTTTTATTCGGTATTTTGTTGCCATGAAGAAATATGAgttggaaaatgaagaaacagatgctgagagaaataaattcttagaatattttatttag